The proteins below come from a single Syntrophales bacterium genomic window:
- a CDS encoding anaerobic ribonucleoside-triphosphate reductase activating protein, with protein MKIGGLQKVSLLEYPGQICAIVFSQGCNFRCPYCHNPELVDPDLYGQCLAEEEFFSFLNKRKGKLDAVTITGGEPTIQADLLSFIRHIKKMGHLIKIDTNGSHPEVLTKLIEGKLVNYIAMDIKGPLEKYGIITGTQIHQCLIKESIEMIMHSGIEYEFRTTVVRSQLTKNDLFHCGKLIKNARLYVLQPFIPSKTLDREFLAETTYSYEEFKDIKKKLEKHISRVAIR; from the coding sequence ATGAAGATTGGGGGGCTTCAGAAAGTTTCTCTTCTTGAGTATCCTGGACAGATATGCGCCATTGTCTTTTCCCAGGGCTGTAATTTCAGATGTCCTTACTGCCATAATCCGGAACTGGTAGATCCCGATCTTTACGGTCAATGTCTGGCAGAGGAGGAATTTTTTTCCTTCTTAAACAAACGGAAGGGGAAACTGGATGCGGTAACCATTACCGGTGGTGAACCGACCATTCAGGCCGATTTGCTATCATTCATAAGACATATTAAAAAAATGGGGCACCTGATCAAAATTGATACAAACGGTTCACATCCTGAGGTTCTCACTAAACTCATTGAGGGTAAACTGGTAAACTATATTGCCATGGATATAAAGGGACCTCTGGAAAAATATGGGATAATTACGGGAACTCAGATTCACCAGTGCCTGATTAAAGAGAGCATTGAGATGATTATGCATTCAGGTATTGAATACGAGTTTCGTACAACAGTGGTAAGATCGCAGTTGACAAAAAACGACCTTTTCCATTGCGGAAAGTTAATAAAAAATGCCCGCCTTTACGTGTTGCAGCCGTTTATTCCTTCAAAGACCTTAGACAGAGAATTTCTTGCAGAAACAACTTATTCATACGAGGAATTCAAAGACATAAAGAAGAAACTTGAGAAACACATCTCCCGTGTTGCAATTCGGTAA
- a CDS encoding ribonucleoside triphosphate reductase, giving the protein MHTKIRKRDGRLVKFNAEKITNAIARAGMATGEFDLATARKLTIKVLNLAEELFDDKITTVEEIQDIVEEVLLSSPYRRTAKAYIIYRDQHARLREIANKMEVDLVDQYLKKIDWKINENSNMDYSLQGLNNYISSEVSKVYWLNNIYSPEIKKAHVEGDFHIHDLSLLSVYCVGWDVFDLLTEGFKGVSGKVESKPAKHLRSALGQIVNFFYTLQGEAAGAQAFSNFDTLLAPFVRYDRLNFKEIRQAMQEFIFNINVPTRVGFQTPFTNVTLDVTVPAYYANQNVIIGGLPQKETYGEFQEEMNLFNRAFLEVMADGDAKGRVFTFPIPTYNITKEFQWDDRNLDGIWEMTAKYGVPYFSNFINADMNPEDARSMCCRLRIDNRTLEKRGGGLFGSHPLTGSIGVITINMPRIGYLSDGEDEFFGQLEKLMIIAKESMETKRKVLETFTEGNLYPYTKYYLRDVKKRFNEYWKNHFSTIGLVGMNEACLNFLGRSIATPPGQEFTRKVLGFMRDKLIEFQRETGNNYNLEATPAEGTSYHLAKIDKEKYPDIICANEDKSGNPEPFYTNSTQLPVNFTDDIFEALDLQDSIQAKYTGGTVFHIYAGERLPDPAAVKTLIRKICTRYHLPYLTFTPTFSVCPSHGYLSGERATCPRCEEPCEIYSRVVGYLRPVKQWNRGKQEEFNLRRVFTF; this is encoded by the coding sequence ATGCATACGAAGATAAGAAAAAGGGACGGCCGTTTGGTAAAGTTTAATGCTGAAAAGATCACTAATGCTATTGCCAGGGCAGGTATGGCAACGGGTGAATTCGATCTTGCCACGGCGCGAAAACTTACCATCAAGGTGCTTAATTTAGCAGAGGAACTATTTGACGATAAAATCACCACTGTGGAAGAGATTCAGGATATCGTGGAAGAAGTCCTCTTATCTTCTCCTTATCGCCGCACGGCAAAGGCCTATATCATCTACCGTGATCAGCATGCCAGATTAAGGGAAATTGCCAATAAGATGGAGGTTGATTTAGTTGACCAATATCTGAAAAAGATTGACTGGAAGATTAATGAAAATAGTAACATGGATTATTCTTTACAGGGATTGAATAACTATATTTCTTCTGAAGTTAGCAAGGTATACTGGTTAAACAATATCTATTCTCCGGAAATTAAAAAAGCTCATGTGGAAGGTGACTTCCACATCCACGATTTAAGTCTTCTTTCTGTTTACTGTGTGGGCTGGGATGTCTTTGACCTCCTTACGGAAGGATTCAAAGGTGTATCGGGTAAGGTGGAGAGTAAACCGGCCAAACACCTCCGGAGCGCATTAGGGCAGATTGTCAATTTCTTCTATACTCTTCAGGGGGAGGCGGCTGGCGCCCAGGCTTTCTCAAATTTTGATACACTTCTGGCCCCTTTCGTACGATACGACCGTCTGAATTTTAAGGAAATAAGACAGGCCATGCAGGAGTTTATCTTCAACATCAATGTGCCTACGAGGGTCGGCTTTCAGACTCCCTTCACCAATGTAACTCTCGATGTCACTGTACCAGCGTATTATGCAAATCAGAATGTAATTATTGGCGGCCTGCCACAGAAGGAAACATACGGGGAATTTCAGGAAGAGATGAACCTGTTCAACAGGGCGTTTCTCGAGGTAATGGCGGATGGGGATGCCAAAGGCAGGGTATTTACCTTTCCGATTCCTACTTATAACATTACGAAGGAATTTCAGTGGGACGATCGGAATCTCGATGGAATCTGGGAGATGACGGCCAAGTATGGGGTGCCCTATTTTTCTAATTTTATCAATGCAGACATGAACCCGGAGGATGCCAGAAGTATGTGCTGTAGACTCCGCATTGACAACAGGACATTGGAGAAAAGAGGTGGGGGACTTTTTGGTTCCCATCCCCTCACGGGCTCCATCGGGGTGATCACCATAAATATGCCGAGGATCGGTTATCTGTCTGACGGCGAAGATGAATTTTTCGGGCAACTGGAGAAACTGATGATTATTGCCAAGGAAAGTATGGAGACCAAGAGAAAAGTCCTGGAAACGTTTACAGAGGGAAACCTTTATCCCTATACAAAATATTATCTGAGAGATGTAAAGAAGCGGTTTAATGAGTACTGGAAGAATCATTTTTCCACAATTGGTCTTGTGGGTATGAATGAGGCCTGTCTGAACTTCCTGGGCAGGAGTATTGCAACCCCTCCCGGGCAGGAATTTACCCGGAAGGTCCTGGGTTTTATGAGAGACAAGTTAATCGAGTTTCAGAGAGAAACGGGCAATAATTACAACCTTGAGGCAACACCGGCGGAAGGAACATCCTACCACCTGGCAAAAATTGATAAAGAAAAATATCCTGACATCATCTGTGCCAATGAGGATAAATCGGGGAACCCAGAGCCATTCTATACTAATTCAACGCAACTGCCGGTCAATTTCACAGATGATATCTTTGAAGCCCTTGATCTCCAGGACAGCATCCAGGCAAAATATACGGGGGGAACGGTTTTTCATATCTATGCTGGTGAACGGCTTCCCGATCCTGCTGCGGTAAAGACCCTTATCCGTAAGATCTGCACTCGCTACCATTTGCCGTATCTAACTTTCACTCCCACATTCAGTGTCTGTCCCTCTCATGGGTATCTAAGCGGTGAGAGAGCAACATGTCCGAGATGTGAGGAACCATGTGAAATCTATTCCCGAGTTGTTGGTTATTTACGTCCTGTCAAGCAGTGGAACAGGGGAAAACAGGAAGAATTCAATTTGAGAAGGGTATTTACTTTTTAA
- a CDS encoding fumarate hydratase codes for MRKINVRLITEKIRRLCIEASIVLSDEMLEAFDQAIEKEESPLGLVILKALKENARIAREERIPICQDTGFAVVFIELGQDVHLMGGDLKEAIQEGVRQGYQDGYLRKSICHPLTRVNTGDNTPAVIHMDIVPGDRIKITVAPKGGGSENMSRVAMLTPAEGIEGIKNYVIQRVKESGPNPCPPVIAGVGIGGTFERAALLAKKSLLRPLGSKNPNPELEKLEEEILTGINKLGIGPQGAGGRVTALAVHILMMPCHYASLPVAVNIQCHAHRYRETVI; via the coding sequence ATGAGAAAGATCAATGTAAGGTTAATTACCGAAAAGATTAGAAGACTTTGTATAGAGGCCAGTATCGTTCTCAGTGATGAGATGCTTGAAGCCTTCGACCAGGCGATAGAAAAGGAAGAATCCCCTCTTGGATTAGTTATACTGAAAGCATTAAAGGAGAATGCCCGCATCGCGCGAGAAGAGAGAATACCCATCTGCCAGGATACAGGGTTTGCCGTTGTATTCATCGAGTTAGGACAGGATGTTCATCTGATGGGAGGTGATCTGAAAGAGGCCATCCAGGAAGGTGTGCGACAGGGATACCAAGATGGATACTTAAGGAAGTCAATTTGTCATCCCTTAACGCGGGTAAATACTGGAGATAATACGCCTGCCGTTATACATATGGACATTGTTCCCGGAGATAGAATCAAGATCACAGTGGCGCCCAAAGGGGGTGGCAGCGAGAACATGAGCCGGGTGGCGATGCTTACCCCGGCAGAGGGGATAGAGGGTATCAAAAACTATGTTATCCAAAGGGTAAAAGAGTCGGGGCCTAATCCCTGTCCCCCTGTCATTGCCGGAGTCGGAATTGGGGGGACCTTTGAGCGGGCAGCTCTCCTTGCCAAGAAGAGTTTGCTGAGGCCCCTGGGGAGTAAAAATCCCAATCCAGAATTAGAAAAATTAGAAGAAGAAATATTAACTGGAATTAATAAACTTGGCATCGGTCCACAGGGAGCTGGTGGCAGGGTCACGGCGCTTGCGGTTCATATATTAATGATGCCGTGCCATTACGCCAGCCTACCTGTGGCAGTGAATATTCAGTGCCACGCACACAGATACAGAGAAACCGTAATTTAA
- a CDS encoding Fe-S-containing hydro-lyase: MSELIRLQAPLSNEDVEKLKIGDRVLISGIVYTARDSAHKRLFDLLKNGQELPFDIRYQIIYYVTPTPTKPGRIFGSAGPTSSYRMDYYTPALLEKGLKGMIGKGMRSDAVKEAIKRYKAVYFVAIGGAGALLSKRVKKEEIIAYEEGPGTIRRLEVEDFPVIVVNDVNGNDLYVEGQKKYHLE; this comes from the coding sequence ATGAGCGAATTAATTCGTTTACAAGCGCCACTTTCCAACGAGGATGTAGAGAAATTAAAAATCGGAGATCGGGTACTGATCAGCGGTATCGTTTACACGGCCAGGGATTCCGCCCATAAAAGACTCTTTGATTTATTGAAGAACGGTCAGGAACTTCCTTTCGATATCAGATATCAGATTATCTATTATGTCACCCCCACACCTACAAAACCGGGGAGAATCTTCGGCTCGGCAGGTCCCACAAGCAGTTATCGTATGGATTACTATACCCCTGCCCTGCTTGAGAAAGGCCTGAAAGGGATGATTGGAAAGGGTATGCGATCCGATGCAGTCAAAGAGGCAATAAAAAGATATAAAGCGGTCTACTTTGTCGCCATCGGGGGCGCTGGCGCCCTTTTGAGCAAGCGGGTCAAGAAAGAGGAGATCATAGCATATGAGGAGGGACCAGGGACGATACGAAGATTGGAGGTGGAGGACTTTCCTGTGATTGTGGTCAATGATGTTAATGGAAACGATCTTTATGTCGAGGGTCAAAAAAAATACCACTTAGAATAA
- a CDS encoding M48 family metalloprotease, translating to MGLFPAIILLYLFQTAGLAHSAFTIDDEKKLGKEFFEKLEQSGALIQNPKVNSYIAQLGNRILSHSQKAPFDFRFSIIKSSAINAFATPGGYIYVNRGLINLVENESQLAGVLAHEIAHVNARHIADIIDKSKKVSIGTLAAILAGAFLGGGGEASAAITTFAIAGATHLSLKYTREHEEEADRLGISYLVSTGYDGKAMLDFLKIMRRYEFYSNSVPSYFLTHPGTDERIGYLDGLIQTIYTHHGAESIIGGFKRIQTILLLNDRNLNATLKHFQNELEKNPNSVDDLYGLAVTQEKLGLIPESLKNFHQALKLSPDDEDILRDSGITYFKIGRAAEAINFLKKALSINEDDVNTLLYLGRSYEAQEDYATALTLYRKLEKKNIDDADIYYNIAMAYGKTNNPGDSHYNFGIYFKKKNKRESALFHFKEALKYFPQDSQRAKEIKKEMEALKPS from the coding sequence ATGGGGCTTTTTCCCGCCATCATTCTCCTTTACCTGTTTCAAACTGCAGGACTTGCCCATAGCGCCTTTACTATTGACGATGAGAAAAAGCTCGGGAAAGAATTTTTTGAAAAATTAGAACAGAGCGGCGCCCTTATCCAGAATCCAAAGGTTAACAGTTACATCGCCCAGCTCGGTAATCGAATCCTCTCACACAGTCAGAAAGCCCCTTTCGACTTCCGATTCTCTATCATCAAGAGTTCCGCCATCAATGCCTTTGCCACCCCGGGAGGTTACATCTATGTCAATAGAGGACTCATCAACCTTGTAGAAAACGAAAGCCAGCTTGCCGGTGTACTGGCACATGAAATAGCCCATGTAAATGCAAGACATATCGCTGACATTATTGATAAGTCGAAGAAGGTCAGTATCGGTACCCTTGCCGCAATTCTTGCCGGAGCCTTCCTTGGCGGAGGGGGTGAAGCTTCTGCGGCAATAACGACTTTTGCCATAGCAGGTGCTACCCATTTAAGTCTGAAGTACACGCGAGAGCATGAAGAAGAAGCGGACAGGCTCGGCATCTCCTACCTGGTTAGTACAGGATATGATGGAAAGGCCATGTTAGATTTCTTAAAAATTATGAGGAGGTATGAGTTCTACTCAAACTCTGTTCCGTCTTACTTTCTGACCCATCCGGGCACCGACGAGAGGATCGGATACCTCGATGGACTCATTCAGACCATCTACACCCACCACGGGGCAGAAAGCATCATCGGTGGGTTTAAAAGGATTCAGACAATCCTGCTCCTCAATGACAGAAATCTTAATGCAACACTAAAACACTTTCAAAACGAATTAGAGAAGAATCCGAACAGCGTTGATGACCTTTATGGCCTTGCTGTGACCCAGGAAAAGCTCGGTCTCATTCCCGAATCCCTAAAAAATTTTCACCAGGCCTTAAAACTCTCTCCTGACGATGAGGATATCCTCAGAGACTCAGGCATTACTTACTTTAAGATCGGTCGGGCAGCCGAAGCTATTAACTTTCTCAAGAAGGCTCTAAGCATTAATGAGGACGATGTAAACACTCTTCTCTATCTCGGAAGATCTTATGAGGCGCAGGAAGATTATGCAACAGCTCTTACCCTCTACAGAAAACTTGAGAAGAAAAATATTGACGATGCAGATATATATTACAATATCGCCATGGCCTACGGCAAAACAAACAACCCAGGCGATTCACATTACAACTTTGGGATCTACTTCAAGAAAAAAAATAAAAGGGAAAGCGCCCTATTTCATTTTAAGGAAGCACTGAAATACTTTCCCCAAGACTCTCAGAGGGCAAAGGAGATAAAAAAAGAAATGGAAGCCCTGAAACCATCGTAG
- a CDS encoding HD domain-containing phosphohydrolase: MKKRDKGFVCFTDNDQINRLLNKLVSDVREFTEEQIGHIRQMTRIGAALSAERNLDRLLEMIVEEARRYTCADGGTLYIMSDDETALHFAIVQNDTLKVRMGGTSGKITWPPVMLKNPDGSPNYANVSAYAAISGEVVNIPDVYNASGFNFEGTRKFDAETGYRSRSMLVAPMRNHENNIIGVLQLLNALDTATGEVITFSLESQRMTESLASQAAVTLSNNRLIYDLENLLESFIKTIATAIDEKSPYTGGHVRRVADLTMAIARKINEATEGPYADVCLSEDQMRELRIAAWLHDMGKITTPEYIIDKATKLETICDRIEFLKTRFEVIKRDHEIELLKRGVGRDWDSGREVVLAEDDEFIKALREDFNFLCAANVGGEYMADGMIERLKSVAQRQWALDGKLQPLLNDNEIYNLSIRRGTLTDEERGIINNHAAVTHKMLSQLPFPKKLRHVQDYAAAHHEKLDGTGYPSGLKGDQLPLQSRILALADVFEALTAKDRPYKKGKTLSEAMKIMELMVADHHLDSDLFDLFIKERLYDDYAQKELAPQQVDRVEF, translated from the coding sequence ATGAAGAAAAGGGATAAGGGGTTTGTTTGTTTTACCGACAATGACCAGATCAACCGTTTGCTGAATAAGCTGGTATCCGATGTCAGAGAATTTACCGAGGAACAAATAGGCCACATCAGGCAGATGACCAGGATAGGTGCTGCCCTCTCTGCCGAGCGGAACCTGGACCGGCTCCTTGAAATGATCGTAGAAGAGGCCAGAAGATATACCTGTGCCGATGGGGGTACTCTGTATATTATGTCCGATGACGAGACGGCCCTCCACTTTGCCATCGTGCAGAACGACACATTAAAGGTCCGTATGGGAGGAACCAGCGGAAAGATTACCTGGCCCCCGGTCATGCTGAAGAACCCCGATGGTAGTCCTAATTATGCCAATGTCTCTGCCTATGCAGCCATCTCGGGTGAGGTGGTCAATATTCCTGATGTCTACAATGCCAGTGGGTTCAACTTTGAAGGCACGAGGAAGTTTGATGCTGAAACCGGCTACCGCTCTCGATCCATGCTCGTGGCGCCCATGCGGAATCATGAAAACAATATTATCGGGGTCCTCCAGTTATTGAATGCCCTCGACACTGCTACAGGTGAGGTTATTACCTTTTCCCTGGAAAGCCAGCGGATGACGGAGTCTCTCGCCTCCCAGGCAGCGGTGACCCTTTCTAACAACCGTCTCATTTATGATCTCGAGAACCTGTTAGAATCCTTTATCAAAACAATCGCTACGGCCATTGATGAGAAATCACCTTACACTGGTGGCCATGTTCGCAGGGTGGCAGATTTGACGATGGCAATTGCGAGGAAGATCAATGAAGCCACGGAAGGCCCTTACGCAGATGTCTGCCTTAGCGAAGACCAGATGAGAGAACTGCGGATCGCGGCATGGCTTCATGATATGGGTAAGATAACCACCCCGGAATACATTATTGACAAGGCCACAAAACTGGAGACGATCTGTGACCGAATTGAGTTCCTGAAAACCCGCTTTGAGGTAATCAAAAGAGATCATGAGATTGAGTTGCTGAAGAGGGGAGTTGGGAGGGATTGGGATTCTGGCAGGGAGGTTGTTTTGGCCGAAGATGATGAATTCATCAAGGCATTGAGGGAAGATTTTAATTTTCTATGTGCTGCCAATGTTGGTGGCGAATACATGGCTGACGGGATGATTGAAAGATTGAAAAGCGTTGCGCAAAGACAATGGGCTTTAGATGGGAAACTACAACCCCTGCTCAACGATAACGAAATTTATAACCTCAGCATTCGCCGGGGCACCTTGACAGACGAAGAGAGGGGTATTATCAACAACCATGCCGCAGTCACACATAAGATGCTTTCTCAACTGCCTTTTCCGAAGAAATTAAGACATGTCCAGGATTATGCCGCTGCCCATCATGAAAAGCTCGATGGTACAGGCTATCCCTCTGGCTTGAAAGGCGATCAACTTCCCCTCCAGTCCCGTATCCTGGCACTGGCCGATGTGTTCGAAGCTTTAACGGCCAAGGATCGGCCCTATAAGAAGGGAAAGACCCTTTCCGAGGCAATGAAAATTATGGAGCTTATGGTAGCCGACCATCATCTAGACTCCGACCTCTTTGATCTATTTATCAAGGAACGGCTCTATGACGATTATGCCCAGAAAGAACTGGCACCGCAACAGGTGGATAGGGTCGAATTTTAG